The following proteins come from a genomic window of Nitrospirota bacterium:
- a CDS encoding MlaA family lipoprotein translates to MQARTGFDRDRLTHLMLAGLTVAGLGGCAEWSGSLTDGIEALSMQGAPSLEVSADGILGLPSQPAAAGLPDERTEPAEAPTPEPVGAGSAAEPENGEKPSEPESPTPAPLMLSQAEGGGFQKDLPVKPKGEEEEPYDPFAKAEGLAEPIEEYDPWEPFNQAMFTFNRKLDEYLVRPVAKVYDKIMPDGLEEGLHNTFHTIRFVPRFVNNVLQGKIKGAAIEVTRTVLNASFGIAGMFDFAGEVLDLRTPVEDSGQTFGYYGIPPGPYLVIPIFGSFTVRDGLGYIGDLALDPFNWFVFPVIKLDGAPKLVPHEDTILFAQLGVRAGYIVNERSLNIETTFEGVEEATVDLYGAVRNAYLQKRAKAIRE, encoded by the coding sequence CTTGATGCTGGCGGGATTGACCGTCGCGGGGCTCGGCGGCTGCGCCGAATGGTCCGGCTCGCTGACCGACGGTATTGAAGCCTTGTCCATGCAGGGCGCGCCGTCCTTGGAGGTCTCTGCAGACGGAATCCTTGGCCTCCCATCTCAGCCGGCGGCAGCCGGCCTGCCGGACGAGCGGACGGAGCCAGCCGAGGCGCCGACGCCCGAGCCGGTCGGTGCCGGGTCCGCCGCTGAGCCGGAGAACGGAGAGAAGCCGTCAGAGCCTGAATCGCCCACGCCGGCTCCCTTGATGCTCAGTCAGGCAGAGGGAGGCGGGTTTCAGAAGGACCTCCCGGTCAAGCCGAAGGGGGAGGAAGAAGAGCCCTACGACCCCTTTGCCAAGGCAGAGGGGCTGGCCGAGCCGATCGAGGAGTACGACCCCTGGGAGCCCTTCAACCAGGCGATGTTCACGTTCAACCGGAAGCTGGACGAGTACCTGGTCCGGCCGGTCGCCAAGGTCTACGACAAGATCATGCCCGACGGGCTCGAGGAGGGGCTCCACAACACCTTTCACACCATCCGGTTCGTGCCCCGGTTCGTCAACAACGTGCTGCAGGGCAAGATCAAAGGGGCGGCCATCGAGGTCACCCGCACGGTGCTCAACGCGTCGTTCGGGATCGCCGGCATGTTCGATTTCGCCGGGGAGGTCCTCGACCTGCGGACGCCGGTCGAGGACAGCGGCCAGACGTTCGGCTACTACGGCATCCCGCCCGGCCCGTATCTGGTCATTCCGATCTTCGGCTCGTTCACGGTCCGCGACGGGCTCGGCTACATCGGGGATCTGGCGCTGGATCCCTTCAACTGGTTCGTGTTCCCGGTCATCAAGCTGGACGGGGCGCCCAAGCTCGTGCCGCACGAGGACACCATCCTCTTTGCCCAGCTCGGCGTCCGGGCCGGCTACATCGTCAACGAACGGTCTCTCAACATCGAGACCACCTTCGAGGGGGTCGAGGAGGCGACGGTGGACCTCTACGGGGCCGTCCGCAACGCCTACCTGCAGAAGCGAGCCAAGGCGATCCGAGAATAG